The following are encoded together in the Candidatus Babeliales bacterium genome:
- a CDS encoding VOC family protein — MITKISHFALLVRNQDEAAAFYTEKLGFVVTEGHKSPDGNFWYWLTLAPSKDSTVSLSLLAPQEPEDHGLIGKQSGSIPLFVLLTDDCHKTIETFKNNGVTIIKEPTNEFWGIDAVIKDLYGNLIDVCQPTEEKNA, encoded by the coding sequence ATGATAACAAAAATAAGCCACTTTGCGCTTTTAGTGCGTAATCAAGATGAAGCGGCAGCTTTTTATACCGAAAAACTTGGTTTTGTTGTAACAGAAGGACATAAATCTCCCGATGGCAATTTTTGGTATTGGCTTACATTAGCGCCGTCCAAAGATTCAACAGTCTCGCTTTCGCTTTTAGCACCTCAAGAACCTGAAGATCATGGACTTATTGGAAAACAAAGCGGTAGCATTCCTTTGTTTGTCTTATTAACTGATGACTGCCATAAAACAATCGAAACGTTTAAAAACAACGGCGTTACTATTATCAAAGAACCAACAAATGAATTCTGGGGCATTGATGCAGTTATCAAAGATCTTTATGGTAATCTCATTGATGTTTGTCAGCCAACCGAAGAAAAGAACGCTTAA
- a CDS encoding CPBP family intramembrane glutamic endopeptidase, which produces MQLSSRSLIVWISATILSILLYLFAFNFFSQTFPLIHLDITMDLQQALQEATHLAKVNNFGPTEYHQAAMFHTDTLSKTFIELEAGGKDALVNMMEKKLYMPYTWRVRHFREYEKNETTLFFTPDGQPYGFIETISENTPGKQLLENDARHIAETNATLNWNIDFHDYILIESSQKTELSGRIDHTFVYQQAHYHIGEGSYRLKIIISGDKMTELTHFIKIPEAFNRRYAEMRSANTIISWAASIFMLLFYILGGCCLGLYWIIKKRWYIIKQPLFLGVILAFAAILVSVNQLPFLWMHYDTAHSSNGFLLQLLLSFFINLIAQTIFITIVIMTAESLTRRAFGKHLQLWSLGKNEIVTSYALLGRVFGGYLFVGFNCAFVIAFYLFSTHCCNWWAPSEMLFDPNVLATYLPWFSPIAQSLNAGIIEECLFRAIPLAGAALLGTYFGKRSWWIASALILQAIVFGAAHANYPMQPSYARLIELFIPSLLWGITYLRFGLIPTIIAHCVYDIIWFSLPIFVSHASHALMYKIIIILITLLPIIILLYARIKKGNWTSLPQSVLNDAWQPFSPVIEQKEETIIIAPISCTFPKSLQKWVCILGIFGLIVWILVTPFTHDGVTITRNRNESVQSAYQFLQQNNILLNESWQILPLFFAHYKLDCHSNLQHKFIWQEGGKELYHSLLGTYLHPAHWTIRYAQFTTDIIQRTEEYRITLYNDVVWRYHHLLPESAVGAELTQHQAREIAHHGIKKQYNIDQIELTEISAQQTQLPHRSDWIFIFSHSAVYPLDKGQARICVTISGDQITDTVRIIHIPEEWKRNEQHEQSILAIIIIIFFLIFLFFLLYGIIILYRKSPEFSFSKQLFFTLLGIASVLLFIESINSWQAIIGMFNTSLPLKNQLFQSLTSLILLTGFKAIMYAFCVTYVISYTKLYQLPKNGRTVGIGICTGLFFAGIIAIVEKILNSTMPLWPHYMPLNYSLPLIANLFITIANYVQITLIFSLLYIMFDGITQQWRQRQWLVAVILVLCGIALSALSSLAMIPVWIFVGTLVGLLLLVTYMYIIRYDYSLIPLATGSFIVLQIIQQGIFNAYPGAMFEAGINACTIVVISAVWYWYSDKTE; this is translated from the coding sequence ATGCAATTGTCCTCACGTTCTCTCATTGTATGGATCAGTGCAACGATATTATCGATATTGTTATATTTATTTGCATTCAACTTTTTTTCCCAAACATTTCCTCTCATTCATCTTGATATTACGATGGACTTGCAACAAGCTTTACAGGAAGCCACCCATCTTGCTAAAGTCAATAATTTTGGCCCAACAGAATATCATCAGGCAGCAATGTTTCATACTGATACGCTCAGTAAAACATTTATAGAGCTTGAAGCTGGTGGTAAAGATGCATTAGTAAACATGATGGAAAAAAAACTTTATATGCCGTATACCTGGCGCGTACGTCATTTTAGAGAGTATGAAAAAAATGAAACTACACTATTTTTTACTCCTGATGGCCAACCATATGGTTTTATTGAGACAATTTCAGAAAATACTCCTGGAAAACAGTTATTGGAGAATGATGCACGTCACATAGCAGAAACAAACGCTACACTCAATTGGAATATTGATTTTCATGATTATATATTAATTGAATCATCACAAAAAACAGAACTAAGTGGACGTATTGACCATACCTTTGTTTACCAACAAGCTCATTATCACATCGGAGAAGGGTCATATCGCTTAAAAATAATTATTAGCGGCGATAAGATGACTGAGTTAACTCATTTTATCAAAATACCTGAAGCATTTAATCGTCGCTATGCTGAAATGCGTTCTGCAAATACAATAATTTCATGGGCAGCAAGTATTTTCATGTTATTGTTCTATATTTTAGGCGGTTGCTGCTTAGGATTATACTGGATTATCAAAAAACGTTGGTATATTATAAAACAACCTTTATTTCTGGGAGTCATACTTGCTTTTGCAGCAATACTTGTATCAGTAAATCAGTTACCTTTTTTATGGATGCATTATGATACTGCTCACTCTTCTAATGGTTTTTTGTTACAATTATTACTCAGTTTTTTTATAAATTTAATTGCACAAACTATTTTTATAACAATAGTAATTATGACGGCAGAAAGCCTAACACGACGTGCTTTTGGTAAACATCTACAATTATGGTCTTTAGGTAAAAATGAAATAGTAACTTCTTATGCATTACTTGGTAGAGTGTTTGGTGGATATCTTTTTGTAGGTTTTAATTGTGCATTTGTTATTGCATTTTATTTGTTTTCTACGCATTGTTGCAACTGGTGGGCACCATCAGAAATGTTATTTGATCCTAATGTATTAGCAACGTATTTACCGTGGTTTTCGCCAATTGCACAATCACTAAATGCCGGAATTATAGAAGAATGTTTATTTCGTGCAATTCCATTAGCAGGAGCAGCTCTATTAGGAACATATTTTGGTAAAAGAAGCTGGTGGATTGCAAGTGCACTCATACTACAAGCAATTGTTTTTGGTGCTGCACATGCTAATTATCCTATGCAGCCATCATATGCACGGCTCATTGAATTATTCATACCATCATTACTTTGGGGAATAACATATTTACGTTTTGGTTTAATACCAACTATTATCGCTCATTGCGTTTATGATATTATTTGGTTTTCATTACCGATTTTTGTATCTCACGCATCTCATGCGCTTATGTATAAAATAATTATTATTCTTATTACATTATTGCCTATTATAATCCTTCTGTATGCACGTATTAAAAAAGGCAATTGGACATCGTTACCACAATCAGTTTTAAATGACGCATGGCAACCGTTTAGTCCGGTAATAGAACAAAAAGAAGAAACTATTATTATAGCGCCTATATCATGTACGTTTCCTAAGTCATTACAAAAATGGGTATGTATATTAGGTATTTTCGGTTTAATAGTATGGATTTTGGTAACACCATTTACTCATGATGGCGTTACAATTACACGTAATCGCAATGAAAGTGTGCAGTCTGCATATCAATTTTTGCAACAAAATAATATTTTACTCAATGAAAGTTGGCAAATATTACCATTATTTTTTGCTCATTATAAACTTGATTGTCATAGCAATTTGCAACATAAATTTATTTGGCAAGAAGGAGGTAAAGAGCTATATCATTCATTATTGGGAACATATCTACATCCTGCTCATTGGACGATTCGTTACGCACAATTTACTACTGATATAATACAAAGAACAGAAGAATACAGGATAACACTTTACAATGATGTTGTATGGCGCTACCATCACTTATTACCTGAAAGTGCCGTTGGAGCAGAGTTAACACAACATCAAGCACGTGAAATTGCACATCATGGCATTAAAAAACAGTATAATATCGATCAAATTGAACTTACTGAAATATCCGCACAGCAAACACAGTTACCGCATCGAAGTGATTGGATATTTATTTTTTCTCATTCTGCTGTTTATCCATTAGATAAAGGTCAAGCTCGTATATGTGTTACTATTAGCGGTGATCAGATCACTGACACAGTACGTATAATTCATATTCCTGAAGAATGGAAGCGAAATGAACAACATGAACAAAGTATTCTGGCAATTATTATCATAATTTTCTTTCTTATATTCTTATTTTTTTTGTTATATGGAATAATTATTTTATACAGAAAATCACCAGAATTTTCTTTCTCAAAACAACTTTTTTTCACACTACTTGGCATAGCATCAGTGTTATTGTTTATTGAAAGCATCAATTCATGGCAAGCAATTATAGGCATGTTTAATACAAGCTTGCCATTAAAAAATCAACTGTTTCAATCTCTAACATCTTTAATCTTGTTGACTGGATTTAAAGCAATTATGTATGCCTTTTGTGTCACGTATGTTATTAGCTATACTAAGTTATATCAATTGCCCAAAAATGGGCGTACTGTTGGTATAGGAATTTGCACAGGACTATTTTTTGCAGGAATTATTGCGATTGTAGAAAAAATTCTTAATTCTACCATGCCATTGTGGCCGCATTATATGCCACTTAATTACTCACTGCCACTCATTGCTAACTTATTCATCACCATTGCAAATTATGTACAAATAACGCTTATATTTTCTTTGTTATATATAATGTTTGATGGTATTACACAGCAGTGGAGACAGCGTCAATGGCTTGTTGCTGTCATTTTAGTTTTGTGTGGCATTGCACTATCTGCTTTGTCATCTCTTGCAATGATACCGGTGTGGATTTTTGTGGGAACATTGGTTGGTTTGCTATTGCTTGTAACGTACATGTATATAATCCGTTATGATTATTCTCTTATTCCACTCGCAACAGGCAGCTTTATTGTATTACAAATTATACAGCAAGGCATATTCAACGCATATCCAGGGGCAATGTTTGAAGCGGGAATTAATGCGTGCACTATTGTGGTTATATCAGCTGTTTGGTATTGGTATAGTGATAAAACAGAATAG